A window of Candidatus Kinetoplastibacterium crithidii (ex Angomonas deanei ATCC 30255) contains these coding sequences:
- the secB gene encoding protein-export chaperone SecB produces the protein MNQKAKFSLQRIYLKDLSIEMPNAPKIFIDLDKYKIDVNVQVNTIKLSDNIFESSITAIVKSTVHEKIIYIIEATQAGIFEFENISQKNIDELLSTNCYTIIYPYLRANVSDFISRTSLPPINLEELDFNYLYQNSTN, from the coding sequence ATGAACCAAAAAGCAAAATTTAGTTTACAACGAATATATCTAAAAGATTTATCCATAGAAATGCCGAATGCACCAAAAATATTTATAGATCTAGATAAATATAAAATAGATGTTAATGTTCAAGTAAATACAATTAAATTATCTGACAATATCTTTGAATCCAGCATAACAGCAATAGTTAAATCAACAGTGCATGAAAAGATTATTTATATAATAGAAGCAACACAGGCTGGAATCTTTGAATTTGAAAACATCAGTCAGAAAAATATAGATGAATTATTAAGCACAAACTGTTATACAATAATATATCCATATCTAAGAGCAAATGTTTCTGATTTTATATCAAGAACATCACTGCCTCCAATTAATTTGGAAGAACTAGATTTCAATTATTTGTATCAAAACAGTACTAACTAG
- a CDS encoding tRNA (cytidine(34)-2'-O)-methyltransferase has translation MFNIILVSPEIPSNTGNIIRLCANTGSFLHLVKPISFDMDNAKLKRAGLDYHEWQPVRLHESLDNALDFIGISVDRCFAFTTKSENRFSDVKFCPGDVFIFGRETAGLSKQDIHFLKDKQLLKIPMLKTQRSLNLSNAVAVTVYEAWRQNDYDGSCINKQI, from the coding sequence ATGTTTAATATAATATTAGTTTCCCCAGAGATACCTTCTAATACTGGTAATATTATTAGGTTGTGTGCTAATACTGGATCATTTCTGCATTTGGTTAAGCCTATTTCTTTTGATATGGATAATGCAAAATTAAAAAGAGCTGGTTTAGATTACCATGAATGGCAGCCAGTTCGATTGCATGAAAGTTTGGATAATGCATTAGACTTTATTGGTATTAGTGTTGATAGGTGCTTTGCTTTTACTACGAAATCAGAAAACAGGTTTTCAGATGTTAAATTTTGCCCGGGTGATGTTTTTATATTTGGTAGAGAAACAGCAGGACTTTCCAAACAAGATATTCACTTTTTAAAAGATAAGCAGCTTTTAAAAATTCCTATGCTTAAGACACAGCGAAGTCTAAATTTATCAAATGCTGTGGCTGTAACTGTATATGAAGCATGGCGTCAGAATGATTACGATGGATCTTGTATTAATAAACAAATTTAA
- a CDS encoding response regulator, whose translation MARILVVDDEIGIRELLSEVLYDEGHAVEQAENAAQAREARLRSRPDLVLLDIWMPDTDGVSLLKEWISQGLLDMPVIMMSGHAGIDIAVEATRIGATDFLEKPISPQRLLKTVSAGLLRNRTILPDVKTTRNIVKDSSPSKNNSSWVESCLVPVEYNAGCKLGSVSLDLPLRDARDAFERVYFEYHLMKDGYSMTRVSERTGLERTHLYRKLKQLGITTTSRKRNVDKT comes from the coding sequence ATGGCCAGAATTCTGGTGGTTGATGATGAGATTGGAATCCGAGAGTTATTGTCGGAAGTTTTATATGATGAAGGTCATGCTGTTGAACAGGCAGAGAATGCAGCTCAAGCTAGAGAAGCTCGTTTACGTTCAAGGCCAGACCTGGTGTTATTAGATATATGGATGCCAGACACCGATGGTGTCAGCCTTTTAAAGGAATGGATATCACAGGGTTTATTGGATATGCCAGTGATTATGATGAGTGGGCATGCAGGTATCGATATTGCTGTAGAAGCTACTCGCATTGGGGCAACAGATTTTTTAGAAAAGCCAATTTCTCCACAACGTTTGTTAAAAACAGTTTCCGCTGGTTTATTACGTAACAGAACAATATTGCCAGATGTAAAAACAACTAGGAATATAGTTAAAGATTCTAGCCCTAGTAAAAATAACTCTTCTTGGGTAGAGTCGTGTCTAGTTCCTGTGGAATATAACGCCGGTTGTAAACTAGGTAGTGTATCATTAGACTTGCCGTTAAGAGATGCTCGAGATGCATTTGAACGGGTGTATTTTGAATATCATTTAATGAAAGATGGTTATAGTATGACTAGGGTATCTGAAAGAACAGGTCTGGAACGTACGCATTTATATAGGAAGCTGAAGCAATTAGGTATCACCACAACTTCTCGTAAAAGAAATGTAGATAAAACCTAA
- the cydC gene encoding thiol reductant ABC exporter subunit CydC, whose product MKLLLNTLWIFFKNRKLNLLCSLLFLFITILSGIFLLYVSGWLLTASALVVSSMYFNLFVPSALIRFFSIIKVIARYIEKITGHNAILHLLSDIRVKLFESLIRFTPKDLAKYRNGDLVSRMTNDIDTLDTVFLLFLEPMIIALVLSICFIIFLLQFMPIGVFVVLPFIVLTIFIIPYIVIIFSKKLGLNNQKFSAEIRESILESMRSHSDIVIFDMFKQRQYDFDKLCKNLSSNKKKYSIISSTAIYLNNLLAGLLIVGMLFVTFCYIDDKVIDFPVFVGILLSVFGFLEIFNSIIRGSTKLGTAISSADRVDMILSSEVSISDQISPKKLPLQGILSVENLSFSYHSDRTLSFSDYVLKDLSFDLSIGEKIAIVGPSGSGKSTLLSLLIRLEDPTIGSISFGGCNIKESSQSELHKRILLLSQDSPVFMGSIRSNLIIGNSLASEEELWQVLTHVQLNSFVNSLPYGLDTWIGEYGSNLSVGQARRLCLARALLSKSSILILDEPTAGLDYKLEQDFFRDLKNINKFYERSIILVTHAEIPDGIFHNIYRLNMGKLVNKD is encoded by the coding sequence ATGAAATTATTATTAAATACTTTATGGATTTTTTTTAAGAATAGAAAACTTAATTTGCTATGTTCATTGCTTTTTTTATTCATAACTATTTTGTCTGGGATTTTTTTATTATATGTTTCTGGGTGGCTTCTAACGGCATCTGCTTTAGTTGTATCTAGTATGTATTTTAACCTATTTGTTCCATCTGCTTTGATTAGATTTTTTTCTATTATAAAGGTAATAGCAAGATATATTGAGAAAATAACAGGTCATAATGCTATATTACATCTCTTATCAGATATTCGTGTAAAGCTATTTGAATCACTAATTAGATTTACTCCAAAAGATCTAGCAAAATATCGGAATGGAGATTTAGTTTCTAGAATGACTAATGATATAGATACATTGGACACTGTATTTCTTTTGTTTTTAGAACCAATGATTATAGCCTTAGTACTAAGTATTTGTTTTATTATCTTTTTGTTACAATTTATGCCTATAGGTGTATTTGTTGTTTTACCTTTTATAGTTTTAACAATCTTTATTATTCCTTACATAGTAATTATTTTTTCTAAAAAATTAGGTTTGAATAATCAAAAATTTTCAGCTGAAATTAGAGAATCAATTTTAGAATCAATGAGATCTCATTCTGATATTGTTATATTTGATATGTTTAAACAAAGACAGTATGATTTTGATAAATTATGTAAGAATCTATCTTCAAACAAAAAAAAATATTCTATTATTTCAAGTACAGCTATTTATTTAAATAATTTGCTAGCAGGCTTATTGATAGTTGGGATGTTATTTGTAACTTTTTGCTATATTGATGACAAGGTAATTGATTTTCCTGTTTTTGTAGGGATTTTGCTAAGTGTTTTTGGTTTCTTAGAAATATTTAATTCTATTATTAGGGGATCTACTAAATTGGGGACTGCAATTAGTAGTGCAGATAGAGTCGATATGATTTTGAGTAGCGAAGTTAGTATATCTGATCAAATTAGTCCCAAAAAATTACCTTTACAAGGCATTTTATCGGTAGAAAATCTTAGTTTTAGTTATCACAGTGATAGGACATTAAGTTTTAGTGATTATGTTTTAAAAGATTTAAGTTTTGACTTAAGTATTGGAGAAAAAATTGCTATTGTTGGTCCAAGTGGCTCTGGTAAATCGACTTTATTAAGCTTGTTAATTAGATTGGAAGATCCAACTATTGGATCAATAAGTTTTGGTGGTTGTAATATTAAGGAAAGTTCTCAGTCAGAATTGCATAAAAGAATTTTATTGCTTAGCCAAGATTCCCCAGTTTTCATGGGTAGTATTAGAAGCAATCTTATTATAGGTAATTCATTAGCTAGTGAAGAAGAGTTATGGCAGGTCCTTACTCATGTGCAATTAAATAGTTTTGTAAATTCATTACCATATGGGTTGGATACTTGGATAGGAGAATATGGCTCTAATTTATCAGTAGGCCAAGCAAGAAGATTATGTTTAGCAAGGGCTTTATTGTCAAAATCTTCTATATTAATTTTGGATGAGCCAACAGCTGGTCTTGACTATAAGCTAGAGCAAGATTTTTTCAGAGATCTAAAAAATATAAATAAATTCTATGAGAGAAGTATTATTTTAGTGACACATGCTGAAATACCAGATGGTATATTTCACAACATATATAGATTGAATATGGGTAAGTTAGTTAATAAAGATTGA
- the rsmB gene encoding 16S rRNA (cytosine(967)-C(5))-methyltransferase RsmB, with protein MEPIYKFHFKRDTLSSQMYISSCALDEVLNGRSINFFLDSLDHAIRPSVQSLTFHALRHLGWADFVGNHLVKSYPNSLFRSLFLLSLTLLKFSSTCSKNLDLQVPVYTDFTIVNESVKVANSISFLRPYKGLLNASLRSFLRDASGISMLAKKSSKATWNYQEWWIEKIKTNYPTRWTEILSCADIQAPLTLRVNIKNSNRDNVLNLFNDNGVEAKAFSSSGIVLGRSYSIKDLPGFQQGMWSVQDPGAQLAAPLLCVKDGMKVLDACAAPGGKTSHLLELAEIDLMALDSNKSRLGRLQENLDRLNLYSKNIKIIEGDAKQIGQWWDGKLFDIILADVPCTSSGIVRKHPDIRWIKKNDDIETVRLIQSGIMDSLWKTLVPGGRFLYSTCSIFPEECIYQILLFLEKHNDALLLDSPGQILPTISNVLTVGHDGFFFALLTKAKI; from the coding sequence ATGGAACCTATATATAAATTTCATTTTAAAAGAGATACGTTATCTTCTCAGATGTATATATCTTCTTGTGCTTTAGATGAGGTGTTAAATGGTCGTTCAATTAACTTCTTTTTAGATAGTCTGGACCATGCTATTAGGCCGTCAGTACAGTCTTTAACTTTTCATGCTCTTAGACATTTAGGTTGGGCTGACTTTGTTGGCAACCATTTAGTCAAATCTTATCCAAATAGTCTTTTTCGATCTTTGTTTTTGCTGTCATTAACTTTATTAAAATTCTCGTCAACTTGTAGCAAAAACTTAGATTTGCAAGTTCCAGTTTATACGGACTTCACTATAGTAAATGAAAGTGTTAAAGTAGCTAATTCTATTTCCTTCCTTAGACCATATAAAGGTTTATTAAATGCTAGTTTGCGATCATTTTTAAGAGATGCTTCAGGAATATCAATGCTAGCAAAAAAGTCTTCTAAGGCTACTTGGAACTACCAGGAATGGTGGATAGAAAAAATAAAAACTAACTATCCAACTCGATGGACGGAAATATTATCTTGTGCTGATATACAGGCTCCATTGACATTACGAGTTAATATCAAGAATAGTAATAGAGATAATGTACTAAATCTTTTTAATGACAATGGTGTTGAGGCCAAAGCGTTTAGCTCTAGTGGTATTGTACTTGGTAGATCTTATTCTATTAAAGATTTACCAGGATTTCAACAAGGCATGTGGTCAGTGCAAGATCCTGGAGCGCAATTAGCTGCTCCTTTATTGTGTGTTAAGGATGGAATGAAAGTCTTGGATGCTTGCGCTGCACCAGGTGGTAAAACATCTCACTTGCTAGAATTAGCTGAAATTGACCTAATGGCTTTAGATTCTAATAAATCTAGGTTAGGACGTTTGCAGGAAAACTTGGATCGTTTAAATTTGTATTCTAAAAACATCAAGATTATAGAAGGAGATGCTAAGCAAATAGGTCAATGGTGGGATGGAAAATTATTTGATATTATTCTTGCAGATGTACCTTGTACATCTTCAGGAATTGTTCGAAAACATCCTGACATAAGATGGATAAAGAAGAATGATGATATAGAAACTGTTAGATTGATTCAAAGTGGCATAATGGACTCCCTTTGGAAAACATTAGTTCCAGGAGGACGCTTCTTATATAGTACATGTTCTATATTTCCAGAGGAATGTATTTATCAAATTTTGTTGTTCTTGGAAAAACATAACGATGCTTTGCTTTTAGATTCTCCAGGTCAAATTTTACCTACTATAAGTAATGTTTTAACAGTTGGCCATGATGGTTTTTTCTTTGCTTTATTGACCAAGGCTAAAATTTAA
- the def gene encoding peptide deformylase: MILLPILKYPDERLRIVADQITCFNEQIAKIVEDMAYTMYHSNGIGLAATQVDIHKRIIVIDISEERNNLMVLINPEIVTFSDTKELSEEGCLSVFDTYEKVQRFCSITCKAYDQYGVAKTIDAYGLLSRCIQHEIDHLNGRIFIDYLSSLKRDRISSRIKKLNKLKK; the protein is encoded by the coding sequence ATGATATTACTTCCTATTCTTAAATACCCAGATGAGCGCTTACGTATAGTGGCAGATCAGATTACATGTTTTAATGAGCAAATAGCTAAAATTGTTGAAGATATGGCATATACTATGTACCATTCTAATGGCATAGGTTTGGCTGCAACACAAGTTGATATTCATAAAAGAATTATTGTTATAGATATTTCAGAAGAGCGTAATAATTTGATGGTATTGATTAATCCAGAAATAGTTACTTTTAGTGATACAAAAGAACTATCAGAAGAAGGGTGTTTGTCTGTTTTTGATACTTATGAAAAAGTCCAAAGGTTTTGTAGTATAACTTGTAAAGCGTATGACCAATATGGTGTTGCAAAAACGATTGATGCTTATGGTTTATTGTCAAGATGTATACAACATGAAATAGATCATTTAAATGGTAGAATTTTTATAGATTATTTATCTTCTCTTAAAAGAGATCGTATTTCTAGTAGAATAAAAAAACTTAATAAATTAAAAAAATAA
- a CDS encoding YggS family pyridoxal phosphate-dependent enzyme, which yields MNNDKFLQERLESINERITKTCQRIGYGKQISILPVSKTFNSEVIAETLKILKMKRFGENRAQEIKTKYYDLLEHNIEWVMIGNLQLNKVNSIINCIGEIQSLDRLELAKSIDHQLQKNNRTIKALVQIKTSPEPSKHGIYPDDLLTFLQKVSDNFPRIKISGLMTVAELTEDKDKIRSCFRTIRKLRDKVSKHNIESVNMDNLSMGMSKDFEIAIEEGSTEIRLGSILFGHR from the coding sequence ATGAATAACGACAAATTCCTACAAGAAAGATTAGAGTCAATTAATGAGAGAATAACAAAAACATGTCAAAGAATTGGATACGGTAAACAAATTTCTATTTTACCAGTTAGTAAGACTTTTAATTCCGAAGTTATCGCAGAAACTCTAAAAATTCTCAAAATGAAAAGATTTGGAGAAAATAGAGCCCAAGAAATAAAAACTAAATACTATGACCTATTAGAACATAATATTGAATGGGTCATGATAGGTAATCTACAACTTAATAAAGTAAATTCAATAATAAATTGTATAGGAGAAATACAATCTTTGGATAGACTTGAATTAGCAAAATCCATTGATCATCAGCTTCAAAAAAACAACAGAACAATAAAAGCATTGGTCCAAATTAAAACGTCCCCAGAACCCAGCAAACATGGTATATACCCAGATGATTTATTAACATTCCTTCAAAAGGTATCTGATAATTTTCCAAGAATAAAAATCTCAGGTCTCATGACAGTTGCTGAATTAACTGAAGACAAAGATAAGATCAGATCATGTTTTCGAACAATTAGAAAATTAAGAGATAAGGTTTCGAAGCATAATATAGAATCAGTAAACATGGACAATCTTTCTATGGGCATGAGTAAAGATTTTGAAATAGCCATTGAAGAAGGGTCTACAGAGATAAGATTAGGATCTATTCTTTTCGGACATAGATAA
- a CDS encoding NAD(P)H-dependent glycerol-3-phosphate dehydrogenase, with protein sequence MDIDIKNKKKSLNILVLGSGSWGTSLALAANKNYSTCLWSRDSNQVQSMYKNKENSKYLPGIRLPKNLKITDDIDNSLFALSNKENKSLIIVSVPISGIKNICSILREKITKLDLLDTPIIWTSKGFENHSGNLLHETVEQNLNITNLKYGILSGPSFAKEVALELPTALTIASKNTEVCELVIQTLHSESLRVYSSHDIIGVEVGGALKNVIAIACGISDGLKLGSNARAALITRGLHEIKRFGIALGAQETTFLGLSCLGDLVLTSTGNLSRNRNIGIQIGQGFPINEVINSNITTEGVRCALAIKDRARKLNIELPIIETVCSILFEQLDPKQAVSILLQRKSKYENL encoded by the coding sequence ATGGATATTGATATTAAGAATAAAAAAAAATCTCTAAATATACTTGTTCTTGGCTCTGGTAGCTGGGGAACATCACTTGCTCTAGCAGCTAATAAAAACTATAGCACCTGCCTATGGTCAAGAGATAGTAACCAAGTACAAAGTATGTATAAAAATAAAGAAAATTCTAAATATTTACCTGGAATAAGGTTGCCTAAAAACCTTAAAATTACAGATGATATAGATAATTCTTTATTCGCATTAAGCAACAAAGAAAATAAATCTTTGATTATAGTAAGTGTACCTATATCTGGAATCAAAAATATTTGTTCTATTTTACGAGAAAAAATAACTAAGCTTGACCTCCTAGACACTCCAATTATTTGGACATCTAAAGGATTTGAAAATCATAGCGGTAATTTATTGCATGAAACTGTAGAACAAAATTTGAATATAACAAATTTGAAGTATGGGATTCTTTCTGGTCCATCTTTCGCAAAAGAAGTAGCGCTAGAACTCCCAACTGCTCTAACTATTGCTAGCAAAAATACTGAGGTTTGCGAATTAGTTATACAAACTCTACATAGTGAATCATTACGTGTTTATAGTAGTCACGATATTATTGGTGTCGAAGTAGGTGGAGCTTTAAAAAATGTTATTGCAATAGCATGTGGCATTTCAGATGGACTTAAACTTGGTTCTAATGCCAGAGCGGCACTTATCACAAGAGGATTACATGAAATAAAACGTTTTGGAATTGCATTGGGTGCGCAAGAAACTACCTTTTTAGGATTATCATGTTTGGGAGACTTAGTTCTAACATCTACAGGTAACTTATCAAGGAATAGAAATATAGGCATACAAATTGGACAAGGTTTTCCAATTAATGAGGTAATAAATTCCAATATTACAACCGAAGGTGTAAGATGCGCCCTTGCTATCAAAGATAGAGCAAGAAAATTAAATATAGAACTACCAATTATAGAAACTGTTTGTTCAATACTTTTCGAACAGCTAGACCCAAAACAAGCAGTATCCATATTACTACAAAGAAAATCAAAATATGAAAATCTTTAA
- the ilvA gene encoding threonine ammonia-lyase, biosynthetic produces MSTDYLKRILTAKVYDVARETPLEAMPLLSNRISNNIFIKREDTQPVFSFKLRGAYNKMANLSPEAIKRGVIAASAGNHAQGVALSAKKMGCRAVIVMPTTSPQLKIDAVKRLGGEVVLVGESYTDSYNHAVLLEKEEKLTFVHPFDDPDVIAGQGTIGMEILNQHTKPIEAIFLAVGGGGLISGVAAYVKQLRPEIKIIGVQTEDSNAMYQSVKAGQRIELKDVGLFSDGTAVKLVGKETFRLVQKYVDDFIIVNTDSICAAIKDVFQETRTVLEPAGAMAIAAAKKYASEKKISGKNLIAISCGANINFDRLRFVAERADVGEMKEAVFAVTIPEKRGSFKKFCELLGKKNITEFNYRISDETNAHIFVGIGISSLEEKNELENTFKNNGFKVMDLSSDELAKAHLRYMVGGRSNLSSNELLYRFEFPERPGALINFLNTTNPEWNISLFHYRNHGADYGRILVGIQVPDSDKEIFENFLKKLSYPYWDENNNPAYKIFL; encoded by the coding sequence ATGTCTACAGATTATTTAAAACGCATACTAACAGCAAAAGTGTATGATGTTGCTCGCGAAACACCATTAGAGGCTATGCCTTTACTTAGCAATCGTATTTCAAATAATATTTTCATAAAACGTGAAGATACCCAACCAGTGTTTAGCTTTAAACTGAGAGGGGCTTATAATAAAATGGCTAATTTATCTCCTGAAGCCATTAAGCGTGGAGTTATAGCAGCATCAGCTGGAAACCATGCACAAGGAGTTGCTTTATCTGCAAAAAAAATGGGATGTCGTGCTGTTATAGTAATGCCAACAACTAGCCCTCAATTGAAAATAGATGCGGTAAAAAGATTAGGAGGAGAAGTTGTTCTTGTAGGAGAAAGCTATACAGACTCCTATAACCATGCTGTCTTATTAGAAAAAGAAGAAAAATTAACATTTGTACATCCATTTGATGATCCAGATGTAATTGCTGGCCAAGGAACTATTGGGATGGAAATCCTAAATCAACATACTAAGCCTATAGAAGCTATATTCTTAGCTGTAGGTGGTGGTGGCTTGATTTCTGGAGTTGCTGCTTATGTTAAACAATTACGTCCTGAAATAAAAATAATAGGAGTACAGACAGAAGATTCAAACGCTATGTATCAAAGTGTTAAAGCTGGTCAAAGAATTGAATTAAAAGATGTTGGTCTGTTCTCTGATGGAACAGCAGTAAAACTAGTTGGAAAAGAAACTTTTAGATTAGTACAAAAATATGTTGACGATTTTATTATAGTTAATACAGATTCTATATGTGCTGCTATAAAAGATGTATTCCAAGAAACACGTACAGTACTAGAACCGGCTGGAGCAATGGCAATTGCTGCTGCAAAGAAATATGCATCCGAAAAGAAAATATCAGGTAAAAACTTAATAGCTATATCTTGTGGTGCAAACATTAATTTTGATAGGTTGAGATTTGTTGCAGAAAGAGCAGATGTAGGAGAAATGAAAGAAGCAGTTTTTGCTGTCACAATACCAGAAAAAAGAGGAAGCTTTAAAAAATTCTGTGAACTATTAGGCAAAAAAAATATTACAGAATTCAATTATAGAATATCAGATGAAACAAATGCCCATATTTTTGTCGGAATAGGAATATCTTCTCTAGAAGAAAAAAATGAACTAGAAAATACTTTTAAAAATAATGGTTTTAAAGTAATGGACCTAAGTTCAGACGAATTAGCCAAAGCACACCTAAGATATATGGTAGGAGGCCGTTCTAATTTAAGTAGCAATGAACTTTTATATAGATTTGAATTTCCTGAACGCCCAGGAGCTCTTATAAACTTTCTTAATACCACAAATCCTGAATGGAATATCAGTTTATTTCATTATAGAAATCATGGTGCAGATTATGGAAGAATCCTTGTAGGGATTCAAGTTCCAGATTCTGATAAAGAAATATTTGAGAACTTTCTAAAGAAGTTATCTTACCCTTACTGGGATGAGAATAATAATCCTGCATACAAGATTTTTTTATAA
- a CDS encoding methyltransferase domain-containing protein, whose protein sequence is MKKILHKNINTNHVIRQFTKRKNLAKAQFLYNEIANRMIDNLKFIKIKPETILDVGCGSGENINLLRSLYKKSNYIGLDHCSALLNESIKQFKTLKFFIKQLLTRENIPSFIQSDMSSTAFDANSFDLIWSNLSIHWHPMVYHVFKEWSRIIRPNGLIMFSCFGPNTLKEVKLALNMAKLNTKMIDFIDMHDFGDMLLDIGFENPVMSQETINLTYQTPQNLIRDIYNLGGNPSIGRKSSLTSKKWMNNLYEQIEQQRDQSNSINLTIEIIYGQAWKKINNYNENIKTIPIKKIF, encoded by the coding sequence ATGAAAAAAATATTGCATAAAAACATAAATACTAATCATGTTATTAGACAATTTACAAAACGAAAAAATCTAGCAAAAGCACAATTTCTATATAATGAAATAGCTAATAGGATGATTGATAATTTAAAATTTATCAAAATAAAACCAGAAACTATACTAGATGTTGGGTGTGGATCTGGTGAAAACATTAATCTATTGAGGTCTTTATATAAAAAAAGTAATTATATAGGTTTGGATCATTGCTCTGCTCTACTAAATGAATCAATCAAGCAGTTTAAAACATTAAAATTTTTTATTAAACAATTATTAACAAGAGAAAATATTCCTTCTTTTATTCAATCTGATATGTCTTCAACGGCTTTCGATGCAAATTCATTTGATCTTATATGGTCTAATCTTTCTATACATTGGCATCCAATGGTTTATCATGTATTCAAAGAATGGTCTAGAATAATAAGACCTAATGGCCTAATAATGTTTTCTTGTTTTGGACCTAACACTTTAAAAGAAGTTAAATTAGCTCTAAACATGGCAAAATTAAATACCAAAATGATTGATTTTATTGACATGCATGATTTTGGCGATATGTTATTAGATATTGGTTTCGAAAATCCAGTCATGAGTCAGGAAACAATAAATCTAACTTATCAAACTCCACAAAATTTGATAAGAGATATTTATAATCTTGGAGGTAATCCTTCAATAGGTCGTAAATCTAGTCTTACTAGTAAAAAATGGATGAACAACTTGTATGAACAAATAGAGCAACAACGAGATCAATCAAATTCAATTAATCTCACAATTGAAATAATATATGGACAAGCATGGAAAAAAATAAATAACTATAACGAAAATATAAAAACTATTCCAATCAAAAAAATATTTTAG
- the fmt gene encoding methionyl-tRNA formyltransferase, which produces MRIIFAGTSDFARFHLAHLLSLGYDITSVFTQPDRPSGRGMHLSSSPVKKLALEAGLKVFQPSNLNQECLSDDIRDFLTKEVPDIVIVVAYGLILPSWLLKLPKLGCINVHASLLPRWRGAAPIQRAIEYGDKYSGITIIKMDSGLDTGCILLQSIVPISDDFCSKDLEARLASEGVNSLVHVIKNINELPVNPQSEDGVSYAKKIEKSESILNFSNDALSLERKIRAFNPFPGVIIRLPSFDKPIKVWQALAINSSFEGPSGVITDISVNQGIDISTGKGILRLKEVQKSGCNKCSASDFIRGHKDRLLLGMKVIDFEYSK; this is translated from the coding sequence ATGCGTATAATTTTCGCTGGTACTTCAGATTTTGCTAGATTTCATTTGGCACATCTGCTGTCATTAGGTTATGACATTACTTCAGTTTTTACACAACCAGATCGACCATCTGGTAGAGGGATGCATTTGTCAAGTAGCCCGGTAAAAAAACTTGCTTTAGAAGCTGGTTTAAAGGTTTTTCAACCTTCTAATTTAAATCAGGAATGTTTGTCTGATGATATTAGAGATTTTTTAACCAAAGAAGTTCCAGATATTGTTATTGTAGTGGCATATGGTTTGATTTTGCCTTCTTGGCTCCTGAAATTACCTAAATTAGGATGTATTAATGTTCATGCTAGTTTATTACCTAGATGGAGAGGTGCTGCTCCTATACAAAGAGCTATTGAATATGGAGATAAATATAGTGGCATCACAATTATAAAAATGGATTCTGGTTTAGACACAGGTTGTATATTATTACAGTCTATAGTTCCTATTTCGGATGATTTCTGTTCTAAAGATCTTGAGGCAAGATTGGCTTCTGAAGGTGTTAATTCTCTTGTTCATGTTATTAAAAATATTAATGAATTGCCTGTTAATCCCCAATCAGAAGATGGAGTTTCTTATGCTAAAAAGATCGAAAAATCAGAATCAATATTAAACTTCTCAAATGATGCTTTGTCTTTGGAAAGAAAGATAAGAGCTTTTAATCCATTTCCAGGAGTTATAATTAGATTGCCATCTTTTGATAAACCAATAAAAGTATGGCAAGCCTTAGCTATTAATTCTAGTTTCGAAGGGCCGTCAGGAGTAATTACAGACATTAGTGTTAATCAAGGTATAGATATATCGACAGGGAAAGGTATTTTGCGTTTAAAAGAAGTTCAGAAATCAGGTTGTAATAAATGTAGTGCATCCGATTTTATTAGGGGTCATAAGGATAGATTATTATTAGGTATGAAAGTTATAGATTTCGAATATTCAAAATAA